In the Victivallis sp. Marseille-Q1083 genome, one interval contains:
- a CDS encoding DUF4091 domain-containing protein: MTTTKLLAVLLAGGLAVSVWAAPEIRTFHSLADVRDPAQANTGENVALRLARNEYESFQLSVAVPEPSTLAFVLPALPGITVSLYRACEVAGVPDALVPVADGEALAVTPEKAACFWVSVKSDPTVAPGEYRMSLGLSGAGAEESVPIVLDVVDFRLPAAPPVPFVAGIMDRMVVNNYHGELDSEAGRKILLQWHLKCLEYGISPFFWRPYNDIDNILINYCYPSLWPVADPRTETLLADPRLKAIAVPFLNPDDPEAAELAEFSKLLRRKGWLERSYCYVHDEPRAAAYPRMRERVRKLKAIDPEIPVLVTYFCGPDGEGESIDRMYDLLGEDCDIHSMSYWAVRTDEQFIEKLRNQPLKPTVWPYVCSGPGQPAPNYFLEMSGLQHRFVLWRAWKEHADGFLYWAVNSFGHSATPGGIPEVFTAYPAGDGMLMYPAEEFSGKRLAAGFLPPLASIRLERLRDSLEDWALFDACAAKNGREYVFKTISEVYPAPYQYPEQPTDIERVRQKLFDSLGE; the protein is encoded by the coding sequence GCGCAGGCGAATACCGGAGAAAATGTCGCTTTGAGGCTGGCGCGCAACGAATATGAAAGTTTCCAACTGTCGGTCGCTGTCCCGGAGCCGTCGACGCTGGCTTTCGTCCTTCCGGCGCTGCCGGGGATCACGGTGTCGCTCTATCGGGCCTGCGAGGTGGCCGGTGTGCCGGATGCGCTGGTCCCGGTGGCCGATGGCGAGGCGCTTGCCGTCACTCCGGAAAAGGCCGCCTGTTTCTGGGTGAGTGTCAAAAGCGATCCGACCGTGGCGCCGGGCGAATACCGTATGTCGCTCGGTTTGTCGGGCGCCGGCGCGGAAGAGAGTGTGCCGATCGTATTGGACGTCGTCGATTTCCGGTTGCCGGCGGCGCCGCCGGTGCCTTTCGTCGCCGGCATCATGGATCGGATGGTAGTCAACAATTATCACGGAGAACTCGACAGCGAGGCCGGCCGGAAGATATTGCTGCAATGGCATCTGAAATGTCTGGAGTACGGGATTTCGCCATTTTTCTGGCGTCCTTACAACGATATCGACAATATCCTGATCAATTACTGTTATCCGAGCCTGTGGCCGGTGGCCGATCCGCGTACCGAGACCTTGCTGGCCGATCCGCGGTTGAAAGCGATTGCCGTGCCGTTTCTGAATCCGGATGACCCCGAGGCGGCGGAATTGGCCGAATTTTCGAAACTGCTGCGCCGGAAAGGCTGGCTGGAACGCAGCTATTGCTACGTGCACGACGAACCGCGGGCGGCGGCTTATCCGCGGATGCGGGAACGGGTACGCAAGCTGAAGGCGATAGATCCGGAGATTCCGGTGCTGGTCACCTATTTCTGCGGGCCGGATGGGGAAGGAGAGTCGATCGACCGGATGTATGACCTGCTCGGCGAAGACTGCGACATCCATTCGATGAGTTACTGGGCAGTGCGGACCGACGAGCAATTCATCGAAAAGTTGCGCAATCAGCCGTTGAAACCGACCGTCTGGCCGTATGTCTGCAGCGGTCCCGGCCAGCCGGCTCCCAATTATTTCCTGGAGATGAGCGGCCTGCAGCACCGTTTCGTCCTATGGCGGGCCTGGAAGGAGCATGCCGACGGATTTCTTTACTGGGCGGTGAACTCTTTCGGCCATTCGGCGACGCCGGGCGGCATTCCGGAAGTGTTTACGGCTTATCCGGCCGGCGACGGGATGCTGATGTATCCGGCCGAGGAATTTTCCGGTAAACGGTTGGCCGCCGGTTTCCTGCCGCCGCTGGCCTCGATCCGGCTGGAACGTCTGCGCGACAGCCTGGAGGACTGGGCGCTGTTTGACGCCTGTGCGGCCAAAAACGGGCGGGAATATGTGTTCAAGACCATTTCGGAAGTCTATCCGGCGCCTTATCAGTATCCGGAACAACCGACCGACATTGAAAGGGTGCGTCAAAAATTATTCGACAGCCTCGGGGAATAA
- a CDS encoding SMI1/KNR4 family protein has translation MSQVVSVGWVVGGIAIIAAMAAAVAGWYLLFRRRRGRLVPLTELPAWAREKYYRPDRLDDECGWRQFRQQFGCEAPEPLKAFYHSGARAQRKVFLSVTAPDQKTVQWYVKDFIAVSEGIREDHFVLATDGQGNSYFFCPGRERAGQLPVYFYNCQTGHSVLIAESLAGFLEAGRYVLIRCGDEKKYRRRLRPAPRDTVLEGLEAEALQSRG, from the coding sequence ATGAGCCAGGTCGTTTCGGTCGGATGGGTGGTCGGTGGAATTGCAATCATTGCCGCGATGGCGGCGGCGGTCGCCGGTTGGTATCTTCTGTTTCGGCGCCGCAGGGGCCGGTTGGTGCCGTTGACCGAATTGCCGGCCTGGGCGAGGGAGAAATATTATCGGCCCGACCGCCTGGACGATGAGTGCGGCTGGCGGCAGTTCCGGCAGCAGTTCGGCTGTGAAGCTCCGGAACCGTTGAAGGCCTTCTACCATTCCGGCGCCCGGGCGCAGCGGAAAGTTTTCCTGTCGGTAACGGCGCCGGACCAGAAGACGGTCCAGTGGTATGTGAAAGATTTCATCGCCGTTTCGGAAGGCATCCGGGAGGATCATTTTGTGTTGGCGACCGACGGACAGGGCAACTCTTATTTCTTCTGTCCGGGGCGGGAACGGGCCGGACAGTTGCCGGTTTATTTCTACAACTGCCAGACCGGTCACTCCGTATTGATTGCCGAATCGCTGGCCGGCTTTCTGGAGGCCGGGCGCTACGTTCTGATCCGGTGCGGCGATGAGAAAAAATACCGCCGGCGGTTACGGCCGGCGCCGCGCGACACTGTGCTTGAAGGGCTGGAAGCGGAAGCGCTGCAAAGCAGGGGATGA
- a CDS encoding sialate O-acetylesterase: protein MNWKCWLAAGIALTAPLAPAEVRLPALFSDHMVLQRERPCPVWGWADPGETVTVTVKMSKPDQADATVSTVADEAGQWRVTLPAMAAGGPLTLTVEGGNRLELSDVLVGEVWLCSGQSNMEWRTVASVDGNAEVAAADHPQIRLFKVPYKMSGTPFDDVESAWEVCSPETVGPFSAVGYFFGRDLQKELQVPVGLISSHWGGTGIDPWTSPEGFAMVDGNADILDLIAAKTPGSPRQRELLTRTLAEQAAWLEKNRKALADGMMPEPPPAYPEELKPFQQEGHPWQPTVLYNAMIRPLAPFALRGVLWYQGEANIRPDNAYYRGRMASLIGGWRKVFENADLPIYFVQLAPYNYGGSPYNLPDMWETQQEFADAEPRAHMVVINDVGNVNDIHPTDKQTVGFRLFKQAMQYEYGQKDAGYDFPRYDSHRIDGDRVIVSFRGAKSLRTADGKAPDWFEIAGKNGLFYPAEAVIDGTDIVLSAPEVNAPVMVRFAWSMLAEPNLRDEEGLPCGAFRAGSLPERGELDDLVPEAKQFELVYKLNPLDSVMMDGNRAIRYELDRHAALAGRQLKRVGYFVQLVDEAGTMRYLWVSLKPFTDDLAKIGVPTAASGAFFQTFVEDLQVASNVPGVPAGAIARGNIEFWPANYGMPNAAKVPGASNESYDFGDESSGSAPGYGSMQLHDYQAGKTLFAYNNWGAGIGCDIGIGSRPEGHPDWTFSGSGKTLKLASILVLAELEPAE, encoded by the coding sequence ATGAACTGGAAGTGTTGGTTGGCGGCAGGAATTGCTTTGACGGCGCCGCTGGCGCCGGCGGAAGTAAGATTGCCGGCATTGTTCTCCGATCACATGGTGCTGCAGCGGGAACGGCCCTGTCCGGTCTGGGGCTGGGCCGATCCGGGCGAAACGGTGACGGTGACGGTGAAAATGTCGAAGCCGGACCAGGCGGACGCAACCGTTTCGACTGTCGCCGATGAAGCGGGCCAATGGCGCGTGACGCTGCCGGCGATGGCGGCCGGTGGTCCGCTGACTCTGACGGTGGAGGGCGGGAACCGTCTCGAATTGTCGGATGTCCTGGTCGGCGAAGTATGGCTCTGCTCCGGGCAGTCCAATATGGAGTGGCGCACGGTGGCCAGCGTCGACGGCAATGCGGAAGTCGCCGCGGCCGACCACCCGCAGATCCGTCTGTTCAAGGTGCCTTACAAAATGAGCGGCACGCCGTTCGACGATGTGGAATCGGCCTGGGAGGTGTGTTCGCCGGAGACGGTCGGTCCTTTTTCGGCGGTCGGTTATTTCTTCGGCCGGGATTTGCAGAAGGAGTTGCAGGTGCCGGTCGGTTTGATCAGTTCCCACTGGGGCGGTACCGGGATTGACCCCTGGACGTCGCCGGAAGGGTTCGCGATGGTTGACGGCAATGCGGATATTCTGGACCTGATTGCCGCCAAGACGCCCGGTTCGCCGCGGCAGCGCGAATTGCTGACCCGGACGCTGGCGGAACAGGCCGCCTGGCTGGAAAAAAACCGGAAGGCGCTGGCAGACGGCATGATGCCGGAACCGCCGCCGGCTTATCCGGAGGAATTGAAACCGTTTCAGCAGGAAGGGCATCCCTGGCAGCCGACGGTGCTTTACAATGCGATGATCCGTCCGTTGGCGCCTTTTGCGCTGCGTGGCGTACTCTGGTATCAGGGCGAAGCGAACATCCGGCCGGACAACGCCTATTACCGAGGGCGGATGGCTTCGCTGATCGGCGGCTGGCGCAAGGTGTTTGAAAATGCCGATCTGCCGATTTATTTCGTCCAGTTGGCCCCGTACAACTATGGCGGCTCGCCTTACAATTTGCCGGATATGTGGGAGACGCAGCAGGAATTCGCCGATGCCGAGCCGCGGGCCCATATGGTGGTCATCAACGATGTCGGCAATGTCAACGATATCCACCCGACCGACAAGCAAACCGTCGGTTTCCGCCTGTTCAAGCAGGCGATGCAGTACGAGTACGGCCAGAAGGACGCCGGTTACGATTTCCCGCGTTACGATTCCCATCGGATCGACGGCGACAGGGTGATCGTTTCCTTCCGGGGCGCCAAGTCGCTCCGGACCGCCGACGGCAAGGCGCCGGACTGGTTCGAGATTGCCGGCAAGAATGGCTTGTTCTATCCGGCGGAAGCGGTGATCGACGGCACCGATATCGTGCTGTCCGCCCCGGAAGTCAATGCGCCGGTGATGGTGCGTTTCGCCTGGAGCATGCTGGCGGAGCCGAATTTGCGGGACGAGGAAGGTCTGCCGTGCGGCGCTTTCCGGGCCGGTTCGCTGCCGGAACGCGGCGAACTGGATGATTTGGTGCCGGAGGCGAAACAGTTCGAGCTGGTTTATAAACTCAATCCGCTGGACAGCGTGATGATGGACGGCAACCGCGCCATCCGCTATGAGTTGGACCGCCATGCGGCGCTGGCCGGGCGTCAGCTGAAACGAGTCGGTTATTTCGTCCAGTTGGTCGATGAAGCCGGCACCATGCGGTATCTCTGGGTGAGCCTGAAACCGTTCACCGATGATCTGGCGAAGATCGGGGTGCCCACCGCGGCGAGCGGCGCGTTTTTCCAGACCTTTGTCGAAGATTTGCAGGTCGCTTCCAATGTGCCGGGCGTGCCCGCCGGCGCGATCGCCCGCGGCAATATCGAATTCTGGCCGGCCAATTACGGCATGCCCAATGCGGCCAAAGTGCCGGGCGCGTCGAATGAATCGTACGATTTCGGCGATGAGAGCTCCGGCAGCGCGCCGGGATACGGCTCGATGCAACTGCACGACTACCAGGCCGGCAAAACGCTTTTCGCCTATAACAACTGGGGCGCCGGCATCGGTTGCGACATCGGGATCGGTTCCCGGCCGGAGGGGCATCCTGACTGGACTTTTTCCGGCAGCGGCAAAACGCTGAAGCTGGCTTCGATTCTGGTGTTGGCCGAATTGGAACCGGCGGAATAA
- a CDS encoding peptidase U32 family protein, with amino-acid sequence MDHSPEITNCEVLAPAGSFESLAAALRSGADAVYFGVGELNMRSRSTANFRMADLPKVVRLCRRCGARAYLTLNIVVYDAELPLIRQLCDAALAAGVDAVIAADWSVIEYAAAIGLGVHVSVQANVSNLAALRFYARYAELVVLARELPLSRIAEIAAAIRRENIAGPGGRRLRLEVFAHGALCVAVSGRCYMSLAAYQASANRGGCFQNCRRRYRVTDLDSGSELELAGEYVMSPKDLCTIRFVDRLLEAGVDVLKLEGRGRSADYVATVTGCYRQAVDLVAAGRFGPEAVTALENRLETVFNRGFWYGGYYLGEPLAQWSPGGGNQVAYLKTQVGAVIRYFNRLGVAELELSAAALHCGDRLLVTGPTTGAMEFVVSEIRQDDIRRDDAPKGTVCSVPVPSKVRPHDRVYRLSRRRFGEEGGES; translated from the coding sequence ATGGACCACTCCCCTGAAATCACGAACTGTGAAGTGCTGGCGCCGGCCGGTTCCTTTGAATCGCTGGCGGCGGCATTGCGGTCCGGCGCCGATGCGGTCTACTTCGGCGTCGGCGAGCTGAATATGCGCTCCCGGTCGACGGCCAACTTCCGGATGGCCGACCTGCCGAAGGTGGTCCGCCTCTGCCGCCGGTGCGGCGCGCGGGCTTACCTGACGCTGAACATCGTCGTTTACGATGCGGAACTGCCGTTGATCCGGCAGTTGTGCGACGCGGCGCTGGCGGCCGGAGTCGATGCCGTCATCGCCGCCGACTGGAGCGTCATTGAATACGCCGCCGCCATCGGGCTCGGCGTGCACGTTTCCGTCCAGGCCAACGTCAGCAATCTGGCGGCGTTGCGTTTTTATGCGCGTTATGCCGAGCTGGTGGTATTGGCCCGGGAGCTGCCATTGTCCCGGATTGCCGAAATCGCCGCGGCAATCCGGCGCGAGAACATTGCCGGCCCGGGCGGCCGGCGCCTGAGGCTGGAAGTGTTTGCCCACGGCGCCTTGTGCGTGGCGGTTTCCGGGCGTTGTTACATGAGTCTGGCGGCCTATCAGGCATCGGCCAACCGCGGCGGCTGTTTCCAGAACTGCCGGCGGCGTTACCGGGTGACCGACCTGGATTCCGGCAGCGAGTTGGAGCTGGCCGGGGAATACGTCATGTCGCCGAAGGATCTCTGCACGATCCGCTTCGTCGACCGGCTGCTGGAGGCCGGTGTGGACGTCTTGAAGCTGGAAGGCCGCGGCCGTTCGGCCGATTACGTGGCGACGGTGACCGGTTGTTATCGGCAGGCGGTGGATCTGGTGGCGGCCGGCCGGTTCGGGCCGGAAGCGGTGACCGCTTTGGAGAACCGGCTGGAGACGGTGTTCAACCGCGGCTTCTGGTATGGCGGCTATTACCTGGGGGAGCCGCTGGCGCAGTGGAGTCCGGGCGGCGGCAATCAGGTGGCATATCTCAAAACGCAGGTTGGGGCGGTGATTCGTTACTTCAACCGCCTCGGCGTGGCGGAATTGGAATTGTCTGCTGCTGCGCTGCACTGCGGCGACCGGCTGCTGGTCACCGGGCCGACCACCGGCGCCATGGAGTTCGTCGTTTCGGAAATCCGGCAGGATGATATCCGGCGGGACGACGCGCCGAAGGGGACGGTTTGCTCGGTGCCGGTGCCGTCGAAAGTTCGGCCGCACGACCGGGTTTACCGGTTGAGCCGCCGTCGTTTCGGTGAAGAAGGAGGGGAAAGCTGA
- a CDS encoding aspartate-semialdehyde dehydrogenase, which translates to MVKEYNVAVAGATGAVGVEMIKTLEKRNFPVRNLRLLASSRSVGKEMKFKDTAVKVEELTKDSFRGVDIALFSAGGDISKEFAQSVVDSGAVMIDNSSAFRMREDVPLVVPEVNPEDIAGHHGIIANPNCTTIIMLVAVAPLHRARGLKRLVAATYQATSGAGAKGMAELELQTRQLLNGEPIAPKAFAHRIGFNLIPHIDVFNENGYTKEELKMLNESRKMLHLPTLKVSCTCVRVPIFRAHSEALNLEFEREITPEEAREILRGAPGVKLVDDPANRCYPMPVDASEQYDVLVGRIRQDISRDDKRGLDIFVSGDQVLKGAALNAVQIAELL; encoded by the coding sequence ATGGTAAAAGAGTACAATGTTGCCGTGGCCGGGGCGACCGGCGCGGTAGGCGTCGAGATGATCAAGACGCTGGAAAAACGGAATTTTCCGGTCAGGAATCTGCGTTTGCTGGCTTCCAGCCGTTCGGTCGGCAAGGAGATGAAGTTCAAGGATACGGCCGTGAAGGTCGAAGAGCTGACGAAGGATTCTTTCCGCGGCGTCGACATCGCGCTGTTCAGCGCCGGCGGCGACATTTCGAAGGAATTCGCCCAGTCGGTCGTCGATTCCGGCGCGGTGATGATCGACAATTCCAGCGCGTTCCGGATGCGGGAGGATGTGCCGCTGGTGGTGCCGGAAGTCAATCCGGAAGACATCGCCGGCCATCACGGCATCATCGCCAACCCGAACTGCACGACGATCATCATGCTGGTGGCGGTCGCGCCGCTGCATCGGGCCAGAGGCTTGAAGCGGCTGGTGGCGGCGACCTATCAGGCGACCAGCGGCGCCGGCGCCAAGGGGATGGCCGAGCTGGAGCTGCAGACCCGGCAGTTGTTGAACGGCGAACCGATCGCGCCGAAAGCGTTTGCACATCGCATCGGCTTCAACCTGATCCCGCATATCGACGTTTTCAATGAGAACGGTTATACCAAGGAAGAGCTTAAAATGCTCAATGAAAGCCGGAAAATGCTTCATCTGCCGACGCTGAAAGTCTCCTGCACCTGCGTGCGGGTGCCGATTTTCCGGGCTCATTCCGAAGCGTTGAATCTGGAATTCGAGCGTGAAATTACCCCGGAAGAGGCGCGGGAAATTCTGCGCGGCGCGCCGGGGGTCAAGCTGGTCGACGATCCGGCCAACCGGTGCTATCCGATGCCGGTCGACGCCAGTGAGCAGTACGACGTGCTGGTCGGACGGATTCGCCAGGATATTTCGCGGGACGACAAGCGCGGGCTGGATATTTTCGTCAGTGGCGACCAGGTGCTGAAGGGTGCTGCGCTGAACGCGGTTCAGATTGCGGAATTGTTGTAA